The genomic interval TCGCAGCGGACGCGGCCGCACACGCCCAGCGTCACGCGCGTGCCCCGGTCGGTCCAGCCGCACGCACCACTCCGGGGTCCTTTCTCCACAACGGAAACATACATGTTTCTGCCCGCCGCGTCCATGGCGTCGCGGCCCGGCTCGACGATCATGGAGGCCACTCCAGAGCAAGTGGGACCCATCGCCATGACCAACACCGACACCGACACCGAAACCGAAAAACCGTTCGCCCCGCCCGTCGAAAACCCCGTCGAGGATCCGCCCGAGGGCCTGTACGAGCCCGCGGGCCGGGTGGACCTCCTGCCCGGGCCCGACGCTGTGAACGACGAGGCGGCCGTCTTCTTCGCCGAACGCGGGTACCTCGCCGTCGCCGGCGTGCTCACCCCCGCGGAGGTCGCCGCCTCGCTCGCCTCCCTGGAGGACCTGGTCGAGGGGCGGATCGAGGGATTCAACGGCGTGCAGAACGAAGCCCAAGCCGGAGACGACCCGGAAACGCCCGCCATCGACCGCGTGCGGAAGCTGTGGTTCACCGGCGACGAGTGCCAACGCTGCGGCATGCCGGTGGACCACCCGCTCGTGAAGCGGATCGTCGCCAAGCTGATGCCAGGCCGTGAGCCGGCGATCTTCCAGACGATGGCGCTGCTCAAACCGCCCGGCCGGGGCCGCGAGAAGCCCTGGCACCAGGACCACGCCTACTTCAAGGTCCGCCTGGAGGACCGGATCGTCGGCGTGTGGATCGCGCTCGACCACGCGTTGGTCGAGAACGGCTGCATGCAGCTCATCGACGGCGGCCACCTCGGCGGCCCGCTCGTCCACTTCAGCCGGCGGGACTGGCAGCTGTGCGACGCCGACGTGATGAAGCAGGCCTCGTTGGCCGCGGTGCTCGCGCCCGGCGACGCGCTCTTCTTCGACAGCCTGCTGCCCCACGGCACCCCGCCCAACCGCAGCGGCCGCCGCCGCCGGGCGATGCAGTTCCACTACGCCCCCGCCGACACGGTGAAGATCGCGATGGAGGAGCACGACGGGATCTTCGGCTCCGCCGGGAAGAGCGTGTACTGCTGAGCCCGACTCCCGACGCGAGGTTCCGGTAATGTGAAGCTCTGCTTCCGCATGCCGACAGATCCACCCGCCGAACGCCCGCCCGAACCCTCCCGGCCGCTCCGCGTCGGGATCCTGGGCCTGTTCCACGAGTCCAACACCTTCGCGACGCACCCGGCGACGCTGGCCGCGTTCCGCGGGTACGAGTGGTTCGAGGGCGACGCGTTGCGGGCGGCGATGGTGGACAACCACGACGAGGTCGGCGGCATGCTCGGCGGGCTCGACGAAGCCGAGGGCGTGGAGGCGGTGCCGCTGCTCTGGGCCGCGGCGCTGCCGGCGGGGGAGATCGAGCCCGAGGCGGAGGCGGCGCTCTGGGCCGCGGCCGAGCGGCAGCTCGACGCGGCGGGAGCGCTGGACGCGGTGCTGGCGGTGCCGCACGGGGCGGCGGTGGGGCGGACGCACCGCGACTTCGACGGCTGGTGGCTGACGCGGCTCCGCGAGAAGCTCGGGCGCGGTGTTCCGATCGTCGCGACGCTGGACCCGCACGCGAACGTGTCGGCTGCGATGGTCGAGGCCGCCGATGCGCTGCTGGCGTACCGGACCAACCCGCACGTCGACCAGCGCGCGATCGGCGGCCGGGCGGCACGCCTGATCCTGCGGACGCTGCGCGGGGAGGTGCGGCCGGCCACGGCTTGGGTTCCGCTTCCGCTGCTGCTGGACATCGAGCGTCAGCTCACCGACGAGCCCCCGTGCCGAGACTGGCTCGCCGAGGGTGACCGGCTCGGCGGAGGCACCGGCGTGCTGGAGACCTCGCTGATCCTCGGCTACCCCTTTGCCGACGTGCCGGAGCTGGGCGCGGGCGTGCTGGTGGTGACCGACGCGGACCAGCGGGACCCCGATCCCATCGCCGCGGGCTGGGCGCGGCGGATCTGGGCGGATCGCGAGCAGGCCCGGCCGCGGCTGCTCCCGGTGGAGGAGGCCGCGGCCGCGGCGGCTTCGGCCACCGGCACCTCCGGCCTGCTGGACATGGGCGACAACGTGGGCGGCGGGTCTTACGGCGACCAGACGGCGCTCGCGCACGCGCTGCTCGCCGCCGGCGCCACGCCGCTGTTCGTGAGCCTCAGAGATCCGGAAGCCCAGGCCGCCGCCCGCGCCGCGGGCGTCGGCGGGCGGGTGGACCTGCTCGCCGGCGGCCGGCACGAGCCGGCGCTCTGCGGCCCGCCGCTGCGGGTCTCCGGCGAGGTGGTGAAGCTGACCGACGGGGCCTGGACCGACCCCCAGCCGCTGCACGGCGGCCGCGTGAGGTACGCCGAGGGCCCGCTCGCCCACGTCCGCCTCGACGACGGCTCGGTGGTGCAGCTGGGCGGCGTGGCGATCTTCCCCGCCAGCCTCGGCCAGATCACGCACGCCGGCCTCGACCCCGCCGGCTTCCGCGCGATCGTCATCAAGGGCGTCCACGCCCCGGTCGCCGCCTACCGCGACGCCGTCACCCGCCTCGTCCGCGTCGACAGCCCCGGGCCGACCTCGGCCAACGCGCTGACGAGGGAGTACCGGCACCGGCCCCGGCCGATGTTCCCTTTCGAGGAAGACGCCGCGTTCCCGGTCGCCGCGGCGGCGGCGGGCTGATTCGATGCCGACACCTTCAGGTGATGAAAGCGCGACCCGGGACGACTCACTTTCTGAAGGCCTCCACCTTTGCCCGGGTGCCACGCCGCTTGCGGGGTGGTGGTCGCCGGAGGCGACGCCAGCGGAGACGAAGGTCGGCCGCGTGTCCTGCGGACACCCCACCCCGCAGGCGGCGTGGCACCGACCGGACGGAGGATCCGGATCGTCCTCGAAAGAGGTGCAGAAGGTTGAGGCCTCAACGCGGTGGCCACGGGGGGCAGGGATGCCGAATGCAGGAATCCGCGGACCGTCGCACCCAACCCTCCAAAACGCCGACCGTCCGCGGAACACGATCCCGCCGATCCGGATCAACGCCGCGCCGGGCGCACGATCAGCAGCCTCACGAACTCCTTCGGCGTGAAGACGGTGAGGCCGCCGTCGGCGTCGCGGTCGATGACCTTGGTGCCACGCCGCTTGCGGGGTGGTGGTCGCCGGAGGCGACGCCAGCGGAGACGAAGGTCGGCCGCGTGTCCTGCGGACACCCCACCCCGCAAGCGGCGTGGCACCGACTGAGCTCGCCGCCGCCGCCGCGGCGGCGGCGGGCTGATTCGGTGCCGACACCTTCAGGTGATGAAAGCGCGACCGGGGACGACTCACTTTCCGAAGGCCTCCACCTTTGCCCGGGTGCCACGCCGCTTGCGGGGTGGTGGTCGCCGGAGGCGACGCCAGCGGAGACGAAGTGCGGCCGCGTGTCCTGCGGACACCCCACCCCGCAAGCGGCGTGGCACCGACCGGACGGAGGATCCGGATTGTCCTCGAAAGAGGTGCAGAAGGTTGAGGCCTCGAAGCGGTGGCCACGGGGGGCAGGGACGCCGAGGCCGGGAATCCGCGGACCGTCGTGCCCAATCCTCGAAACCGCCGACGGTCCGCGGAACGCGAGCCCGCCGGGCTGGATCACCGCCTCGCCGGCCGCACGATGAGCAGGCGGACGAACTCCTTCGGCGTGAAGACGGTGAGGCCGCCGTCGGCGTTGCGGTCGAGGACCTTCCGCAGGACCGGGTCGTAGACCTCGGCCTCGCCATCCACCCCCAGCCGCCCCGGGTCGAGCGACACGGTGGTGTCGAAGCTGTCGTGCGAGAAGTTCCCCACCAGCAGCAGCGCCTCGGGCGCGTCCCGCTTCATCGCGACCGAGACGAAGGCGTCGTCGGGGCGGTCGGTGGAGACGCCCACAGACGCCGCGTGGAAGAAGGGAACGAAGTCCGCGTCGCCGAAGTCCGCGAGCACCGGCGTCTGGTACGGCGCCATCCGCGTCATCATCGGCCCGGAGGTCAGCCGCTCGTCCGCGGCGGCCGCGTAGGGCGCGAAAGCCCCGTCGCGCTTGAGGTGCCCGCCGGCGCGGCCGTCCTCGTTGCCGGGGTTGTCGCCGTAGGGCATCGTCAGATACGAGCCCCAGTTCAGCAGCACGTCGCCGGTCATCAGCGTGAGGTGCCGGGCCGTCAGCTGGTAGTGCGGCGTGCCCAGCAGCATCCCGGGGTAGTGCGAGAGGTAGCGGTCGTCGGGCAGGAAGTCCCGCACCGGCTGGTCGTAGAGCCGGGTGTGGTCGAAGCCGAAGTAGAACTCCTCCTGCTCGCCGGTGACGCCCGCGGTCGCGAAGCTGCCGTAGCTCATCTCGATGCCCGGCGAGGTGTGCGGCATGAAGTCGGCGTCGTGGTCCAGGCAGAGCTTGTAGATCCGCTTGAACAGCTCGCGGTGCGCCAGCAGCGGGTAGCTGAAGCGGAGCTCGCCGTCGGGACCGATCGAGCCGGCGCCGGTGCCGAGCGACGCGTCGGGGAAGGGCAGGCCGAAGTCCAGGTGGATGAAGTCGGCGTCCATGTCGGTGAGCAGCTTCTCGATGCCCCACAGCGCGAAGTCCAGCCCCGGGCCGCTGGGCGCCAGCACGGTGTGATCGAAGGAGATGGCCAGTGGCTGGATCGACGCCTCGGCGCCGAAGTCCTTCCACGCCGGGTCGTTGATCGACATGTTCTTGAGGTAGTACGGCAGGTGCCGAACGCCCGTGGGCTCCCGCGAGGCGTGGTAGGCGGCGTAGGCCGCCTCCCGCTCCGGGCCGTCGATCTCGTACCACGGGCCGTAGAAGTCGTCCCGCGCGTGCCAGTGCACGTACACGCCGTTGACGCCGAGGCGGTGGTTCACCTCGTGGATCTTCATCTCCGCCCGGACGTCCAGCGTGAGCTTCCCGCCGGCGAAGCGTGCCACCCGGTCGGGCACGCCGCCGGCCGACGTCTCGAGGAAGTCGTTCGGCCGGAAGCTCTCCTCCAGCGGGTCGTCGAGCAGGGCGGCGCCGCCCGCGTCGTCGATCCGCACGCGGTCGAGGACGAGCCGGCCGTCGCCGCCGAGGAGCAGCACGCCCTCGCGGAGGTCTTCCGCGGACGGCGCGACCGGCAGCGTGAGCGTCGCTTCTTCGCCGGCGCCCAGCGACGCGGCGAAGCGCGTCCCGCCGCCGGCCCGCTCCCAGCGGAGCGTCACCCGCTCGGCCTCCGCCACCGGGCCGGCGATCGCTTCCTCGCCGCCGCCGCTCCGCAGCGACAGCCGCGTCTGCCCACCGGCCTCGAGCAACCGGGCCTGCAGGCCCTCGTTCTCCGCGAGGTCCCCGAAGTCCAGCCAGAAGAGGTCGTGGTGTTCGGCGTCGAGCGTCGCCAGGTCGATGGTCAGCGACCCGCCGGCCGGGTCGAGGTTCCCGCGCAGCGGGTAGCGGAGGAAGACGCCGGGGGCGATGGACGCGGGCGGCACGCGGCCGGGCATCCACAGCGCCGGGTCCCGGGCGGGCTCCACGTCGTCGAGGTGGACGCCGTCGCGGATGCTCGAACTGCCCGCGAGCATCAGCTCGTCCCAGGGCAGCTCGAAGCGCTTGGTCGGAATCGCGATCAGCCCGAAGTCGTACCGGCTGCCGGCGGGCACGGTCGCGGCGTGGTCGAGCAGGTTCACGCGGAGGACCCGCCGCCCGCCGGAGGCCTCGCCGATCACGATCTGCCGCTGCGGCTCTTCGTTGCGCCAGTCCCAGTCGTGCTCGGCGAACCACTCCAGCCCGTGGTCGAGGCCGTGCAGGCGGACCGTGGGCGCGAAGCTCATCGTTCGCTCGCCGTCGAGTTCGCCGCCGATCGGCCACTCGGCGGCGGTCATGGCGTCGATCGGCTTGAGACCGTTGTAGCCCCGCCAGAAGTGCGTCGCGGCGGCGGCGCGCATCGGCACCTCCAGCGCTAGCGAGGGCACCTCCGCGTCCCCCAGCGTCTCGACCTCGAAGTGGAGGAAGCCGTCGAACTCCAGCGTGGAGCGGAGCCGCACCCGCAGCGGGCCGGCCGCGTAGACCTGCCGCCGCACGAGCCTCGCGTCGGTCCGCTCCAGCTCCTCGGCCCCGCCCTCGGGCGTGAGCGTCGCGTCGCCGGCCACCAGCCGCACGGGGGCGTCGAGCAGCGGCTGGTCGCCGCGGTCGAGCTCCACGACGACCTGCGTGGGCAGCAGCCCGTCGCCGAAGGTGTAGCGGCGGTTCGTCGTGGTGACGGCGTCGCCGTCGAAGCCCAGCGGCTCCCACGGCGGCAGCACGCCGTCGGACACGCCCAGCGTGTTGCCCGCCCACGCGGGCTTCTCGGGGATCGGCAGGTCCACCGTCCGCGTTCGGACCTCCTCGCCGCCCTTGAGCACCGCGACCTCTAGCTCGTGCGGCCCCGGCGTCAGGTCCGAGACGTCGAGCGTCACCGGCTCGTCCGCGAGGGAGCCCTCCCCTGACGCCACCGCCGCTCTGCCGTCCGCGGGCTTGAGCTCGACCCGCACGGCGTCCGCGCCGCGCAGCTCCTCGGGCAGGCCGGCGCGAGGCACGCCCACGCGGACGGTGCCGTCGGTCAGGAACCACCGCTTCACCTCCAGCGGGAAGGCCTCCGGCTCGCTCCAGGCGAACGGGACGTACTGCTCGTGCAGCGGGTCGTCGTAGGTCCCGTCGTTGGAGGCAAGCATCCGGGCGACGTAGCGGGCGCCCGGCACCGGGTGGTGGGTCGCGGTGATGCCGATCGACGGCTCCAGCGGCGTCACCTCCGCCGAGCCGCCCATGCTGCCCTCCTCCACCTTCGACAGCCGGTAGACCTTCCCGTCGAAGCCCATCGTGGTGAGCAGCTCCGGCATCGAGAGGACCAGCTCCGGCTCGTCGGCGGGCCCGAGCATGTCGAGGTACGCCGCCTGGAACTGATTGCCGTCGCCCAGGTGCGTCACCCCCACCTCGACCTGCACCGGCGGCACGACGTCGGCCACGCCGCCCGAGGCCGACGTTGGGAGCCGGAAGTCGGTGCGGATCGACTGGTCGTCGCGGAAGCGCAGCGTCCCCGCGCTCTGGATGCCCGCGACGTCGCGGGCCGGGCTCCACGCCGAGAAGACGCCGCTGGGCTCGTAGCGCTTCACGTTGAAGCGCCAACGCTCGTCCTGCTCCGGCGGCCCGCCGACGACCGCCCAGGGCACCGTCATCTCGGCGGTCCACACGCCCTCCCCGACGTGCGCCGCGAAGCTCTCGTCCGGCAGGTTGGTCTCCCACCCGATGGCGGGCTCGTCACCGCCGCCCGCCACGAACGTCCCGTCGAAGAAGCCGCCGCCGGGGTTGATGATCAGGACGATCCCGGCGTCCGCGTCGGGGTGGTACAGGATCACCTCAAGAGCGTCGTCCTCCCACACCGCGCCGTCCCGCTCCGCGTCGGCCTTGAGCGGGGCGAGCGGGTTCTTCTCGGCCTCGAGCGCGAGGCGCAGCCCCTGATCGTCGCCGGCGACCCAGACCCGGCTGTTGCGGGCGGCCCGATCCATCAGCGTCTCGGTGCTGTCGGCGGCCATGCGGCCGACGACCAGGAAGTCGCCGAAGCGGGTGGCGTTGTCCCACTCGCCGGCGTCGATCACGCCGTCGATGGCGACGGCGGCGTCCGCCAGGAGCGGGGCGGTGGTCACCGGCGGGCGGTAGTCCCGCTGCTCGGGCTCGGCGCTCGCGACCGCGGCGAGCAGGAGGGAGGCCGTGGGGAGGGAACGGTGGTTCATGGCGTCGCTCGCGGAGGCGTATTCTCGGAGCCGCGGACCGCCGCCGTCTGGCGGTCCCGGGAGGCGCGGTCCGCGGCGGGCGGCAGGATCCGCTCTCGTATGATATGATGGAATTGTGAGTTTCGCGAAACGGCACGACGGGTGGCATCGGACGGCCCTGCTCGCGACGCTTCTCGCGCTGCTTTGCCCACTCTTGGCCGGTCCCGCCGCCGCCCGGGAGCCCGCGTCGCAGCCCCGCGTGACCTTCAAGGCGCAGGGGATGCCCGTCCCCCGCAGCGTCGATCCCGCTTCGCTGGCCACCCGCGAGCTCGTGCGGATCTTCCAGGAGCGGCACCCCGGCATCGGCATCGAGGCCTTCGGGATGCCGAAGCTGCACGGGGCCGCCATGGACTCCGGTCCGCTGATGGCGATTGCCGCCGGCGTGCCGCCGCACGCGATCTACGTCAACTTCCGCCAATCCTCGACCTACATCGCGCAGGGCTTTCTCGAGCCGCTGGAGCCGCTGATGGCCCGGCTGATGTCCGACGATCCGGAGCTCACGCGGATCGGCGAGGACGGCCGCTTCGCGGCCGAGCCGTCCGCGGAGCAGGTCGCCGCGGCGCTGTCGGTACTCAAGAGCCGCGTGGCCGACGCGGTGTGGCCGGTCGTGTACCGCGAGGGCATCGGCGAGAACCAGCAGGACGCGCACGTGTGGTCGCTGCCGCTGTCGATCATGGTCAACGTGCTGACCTACCGAAAGGACCTCTTCGCCGAGGCGGGGCTGGACCCCGAGCGGCCGCCGGAGGACTGGGACGAGCTGCTGGCCTACGCCCGGGCCATCACCCGGCCGTCGCGGAACCAGCACGGGATGATCATGTACGGCGGGCAGTACCTCTCCTACGGGGCCTACTCGCTTCTGGTGGGCAACGGCGGGCGGGCGATGCAGCGGGGGGAGGACGGCCGGTGGCGGGCGACCTTCGATTCCCCGGAGATCGCCGAGTCGGCCGCGTTCCTGTGGAGGCTCGCCCGCGAGCCCTTCATCGCCGAGAACGACGGCGGCCGCGTCGCCGACGGCGCTCTCCGCGTCGCGCCGGGCACGGGCGACGAGGTGGAGCTGAAGTGGGACCGGGGCCAGGTGGGGATGATCTTCGCCACCCTCAGCGACGACCTCATCTCCGCCTCCAACCCGCAGCTGGTCGGCTTCGCCCCGGTCCCCCGCAGCCCCGACGGCACCCGCGGCTCGGACATCAACGCGCGGATGCTCGGCGTGTTCTCAGGCTCGACCGACGCGCAGAAGCTCGCGGTGATGCGCTTCATCTGGTTCCTCGTTTCCGAGGAGGCCGAGCGCATCCGCACCGAGATCTACGTCGAGAACGGCTTCGGCACCTTCGTCAACCCGATCTGGCTCGAGCGCTACGGCTTCGACGACGTGCTGGCGCAGGTGCCAGCCTCCGTCCGCGAGCTGTACGCCACCGCCTTCGAGACCGGCGTGCCCGAGCCCTACGGCCAGAACACGCAGAACATCTACCGCTTCATGTCCGAGCCGCTCACGCAGGCCCTTGAGATGGACCTGCGGGAGCTGACGCCCGAGCAGCGCGAGGCACGCATCCAGCCGCTGCTGGACGAGGCCGTCGCCGAGACCAACGCCAAGCTGCTCGGGCGCATGACCTCCGAGGAGCGGACCCAGCGGCAGCGCGTCGGCTGGATCGCGCTGATCGTGCTGGTGGTGGCGCTGGGCGTGGCGGTGGTCACCACCTGGCGGTACTTCACCCGCTTCGCGCCGGTGGGCTCGGCCAGCGTCGGCGGCGCGCGGTGGCTGCCCTGGCTGATGCTGCTCCCGGCGGTGGGGATCATGGCGTTCTGGATCTACGTCCCGCTGGGCTGGGCCTTCGGCCTGTCGTTCACCGACTACCGCCTGGCGATCCCCTCGCGCTTCGTCGGCGTGATGAACTTCGCCGAGGCTCTGTACGACCCGCAGTTCTGGGCGTCGCTGGGCCGGACGCTCTACTACGTCGCGCTCCTGCTGGGGCTGGGCTTCTGGCCGCCGATTGCGCTGGCGGTGCTGCTCGACGAGGTGCCGACCAAGACGGCCAAGTGGGTCTTCCGCGTGCTGGTCTACCTGCCGGCGATCATCAGCGGGGTCGTGGTGATGTTCCTCTGGAAGCAGCTCTACGGCGAGACCGAGTTCGGCGTGCTCAACCAGCTGCTGCTCAAGCTCAACGCGCTCGGGCCCGTGCTCGCGACGCTGGTGAAGGTCGCGGTGTACGGCCTCTGGGGCTTCCTGCTGTGGACGGTCCTCCGCGTCGCGGCGCAGTCCGGGCAGTTCGGAATCGTCGGGCGGCTGGTGTCGGTCGGCCTTGCCGTGCTGCTCTCGCTGGCGACCGTCTGGACCGTGCTCAGCCCGGGCTTCCTCGACGCCTGGGGCGGGCCGGTCGGCGCCTTCGCCTTCGAGCCGCTGCGGTGGATCGGCTCGCCGGAGACCGCCATGTTCTGCACCGTGCTGCCGATCGTGTGGGCCTCGGCGGGCCCGGGCTGCCTGCTCTACCTCGCCGCGCTCAAGACGATCCCCGGCAGCCTCTACGAGGCCGCGGAGATCGACGGCGCCAGCCCGATGCACAAGCTGCTGCACATCACGCTCCCGCAGCTGAAGTACCTGATCGGCATCCAGTTCATCGCGGCGCTCGTGCTCGCCTTCCAGGGCGGGGCGGACTACATCCTCGCGCTCACCGGCGGCGGCCCCAACGGCGCCACCAACATCCTGGCGCTGGAGATCTTCATGCGGACCTTCTCGGATCTGCGCTTCGGCCTGGGCACGGCGATGGCGTGGCTGCTGGGCCTGATGCTCATCGGCGTCACCGCGTACCAGCTGCGGCAGCTCGCCCGCGCCCAGTTCAGAGCCGCCTGAGCCGGCCGCTCCCTCATCACCCCATGCCGCTGATCAGCCCCATCGAAGCCAGGACCTTCAAGGGCCGCGCGCTGCACGCCGGCATCGTCGCGGTGCTTCTGCTGATCACCGCCTCGACGGTCTACCCCTTCCTGGTGATGCTCTCCGGCTCGGTGCGCAGCGAGTTCGACGCGGTCGACCTGGACCTCGTGCCCTCGTACCTCGTCGACCAGGACACGCTGCACCGCAAGTTCCTCGCCACCAAGTACGACCTCGACCCCCAGCTCGCCAACACCGCGCTCCTGCGGCAGGGCTTCTCCTTCACGAAGTTCCCGCTGCCCGAGGGCTCCGCCTCGCCGGAGGCCGCCGAGGCGCTCGCCGCGTTCCTCACCGCGCCGGATTTTCCCCGCCACTGGGCGACGCTGGGCAACGCCTACTCCGTCCGCGATGCGCCCGAGAACCTGCGGCGGCTGCAGGAGAAGCTCTTCGCCCGCTACGACGGCGACCTCGCGCGGCTCTCCGCCGAGTCGGGCACGCTCATCGAGGACTGGGCGCTGGTCCGCCTGCCGCAGCCGCGTTGGCTCAACCCCGGCTACCTCCTCCCCGACGGCCCGCTGGAGGAGACGTACTTCGAGCTGCTCCAGCAGCGCCCCGCCGCCGAGCGGGTGCCGGTCTCGGTCACCGGCTTCTTCCTTCAGACGGTGATCTTCCCGAAGTTCGGCCAGAACGACACGGCCGCCTACAACGCCGCGCACGCGGAGCCGCTGGCCGGGTACCACGACTTCCGCCTGCCCGAGCGCGTGCCCGGGCCCGACCAACCGGAGCTGCGGGCGGAGTGGCTCTCGTTCGCGCGCGGTCTGCTCAATCCCTCCTTCGTCGTGGTGGACGGCCTCGACGACGCCGCCTGGGCCGCACACCTGCGCGAGCAGGGGGCGGCCGAGGCCGTGGTGGCGGCCTCGTCGGCGCCCGCCGGCCGCTGGCTCGCCGGCCGCGAGCGCGAGGCGTACGAGGCGTATCTGCGCGGCGTCGACCCCGAACGGCTCCGCCTGGTCGGCCCCGAGTTCGCCTGGGCCGCCGAGCACCCCGACCTCCCGCGGATGCAGGTTGCGCTCGCCGGGCTGGAGCAACGCTTCGTCGCCGAGAACGCGGGGTCGATCCGCTGGGACTTCCTCACCCGCAACTACGTCAACGTGTGGAACGAGCTGACGGTGCAGGGCCGCGTGCTCTTCAACACCGCCGTCTTCTGCCTCGCCGCGATCCTGCTCGCGCTGCTGGTGAACCCGCTCGCCGCGTACGCGCTGTCCCGCTACCGCCTGCCCTCGACGTACAAGATCCTGCTGTTCCTCATCGCGACCATGGCCTTCCCGCCCATGGTCACGATGATCCCGCAGTTCGTGATGCTGCGGAACCTGGGGCTGCTGAACACCTTTCTCGCGCTGGTGCTGCCGCTGATCGTCAACGGCTACATGATCTTCCTGTTGAAGGGCTTCTTCGACGCTCTCCCGCAGGAGCTCTACGAGGCCGCGACGATCGACGGCGCCGGCGAGCTGCGGATGTTCTTCCAGATCACGATGGCGCTCAGCAAGCCCATCCTCGCGATCCTGGCCCTGGGCACCTTCACCGGCGCGTACACGATGTTCCTCTACCCGCTGCTGGTCGCCCCCGACCAGGACATGTGGCTGATGTCGGTGTGGCTCTTCCAGTTCCAGCAGCGGAGCACGAGCGCCGCGGTCTTCGCCAGCGTCGTCATCGCCAGCGTCCCCACGCTGATCGTCTTCCTCTTCACGCAGCGCATGATCATGCGCGGCATCGCGGTGCCGCAGGAGAAGTGAGGCGAGCCGCGGTCGGTCCGATCTGCCGCCCGCTCCTGCGCCCATGGGGTGCATCGCCGTCTCTCTCGTGCCGGCCGTGGCTCCCGGCCGACCGCCCACCCAGCCGCGGGAGCTGGCCCCGGACGGCTCCAATTTTCCGCGAAAAGATATGGTAAGTTCTCCATTATGAAACCCGCCTTCCCCGTTGCCGTGTTCTCGGGTCTGCTCGCCGCCTCGCTCGCTGCGGCTCCTGCGTCCGCCGCTGAGGTCCGGGTGGAGGGAGGTGCGGCCCGCGACGTGACCCGCGGCGGCGAGGCGTTGGCGTTCGTGGTGGACGGCGACGCGCTGAGCGAGTCGGTAACGATCGAGGTGGATGCCGAGACGATCGGCGACAGGGGTCGGTACTGGGCAAACCTCTCCGACCAGCCGCCACGGGTGCTCGAGGCGGACGGCGGCGTGTTGCGGTGGACGCTGCCCTGGGCGGCGAACACGGGCGTGCGGGTGGAGCCGGCGGCGGAGGCGGCGATGGCGGAGGGCTTCGACGGCGGCGAGAGCTGGCTGCCGGAGGGCTGGAAGAGCGACTTTGAGACGCGCGGCGCCCGGGCCGTCCGCGGGGGCGAGACGGCCTACGCCGCGCGGCCGGGCCTGCCGCTCGGCGACGGCGAGGCGATGTCGGTGAACCTGGCGGAGGGCGTGGGTCGCGGCGGTTCGGGCGCGGTCCGCGTCCACAAGCCGACGGCCGGCGGCGAGGCTTACGCGTGGGGCGGTGCGGCGGAGGTGACGCCCGGCACGGAGTACCTCGCCGAGGCTTACTACCACGTGGAGCAGATGGCCTGGGGCGGCATGGGCTCGTTCTCAGTGGAGCTGGTCAACGCCGACGGCGACAGCCGCTACCTCAGCTACGAGCGGATGAACCCGCTGCAAGACAACCGGCCGGACCGGTGGCGGCGGGCCTTCCTGCGATTCACGCCGCGGGCCGGAGAGACGATGGCGCGTCTGTGGCTGGGGGTGACGGCGGCGCCGATCACGCTGCTCTTCGACGACGCGCGCATCATCGAGGCGCCCACGGCCATCGAGCGGGCGGGGAACCCGCTGCCGGACGACGCGGGCCCCGCGAGGCTCAGCGCCGAGGAGGTCCACGCGATGCTCGCGGACGAGACGCCCCGGCCGGCCGAAGTGCGGACGGTCCGCGGCCAGCCGACGCTTCACGTCGACGGCGAGCCGGTGGGCAACTTCAGCTTCAACCCGGGCTACTACGACTGGGAGGCCGGCCAGCCGGCTTATCACGGCGTCGCCGGCGAGCAGGGCGTGCCGATCCACACGATCCCCATCGCCC from Phycisphaera mikurensis NBRC 102666 carries:
- a CDS encoding extracellular solute-binding protein, giving the protein MPVPRSVDPASLATRELVRIFQERHPGIGIEAFGMPKLHGAAMDSGPLMAIAAGVPPHAIYVNFRQSSTYIAQGFLEPLEPLMARLMSDDPELTRIGEDGRFAAEPSAEQVAAALSVLKSRVADAVWPVVYREGIGENQQDAHVWSLPLSIMVNVLTYRKDLFAEAGLDPERPPEDWDELLAYARAITRPSRNQHGMIMYGGQYLSYGAYSLLVGNGGRAMQRGEDGRWRATFDSPEIAESAAFLWRLAREPFIAENDGGRVADGALRVAPGTGDEVELKWDRGQVGMIFATLSDDLISASNPQLVGFAPVPRSPDGTRGSDINARMLGVFSGSTDAQKLAVMRFIWFLVSEEAERIRTEIYVENGFGTFVNPIWLERYGFDDVLAQVPASVRELYATAFETGVPEPYGQNTQNIYRFMSEPLTQALEMDLRELTPEQREARIQPLLDEAVAETNAKLLGRMTSEERTQRQRVGWIALIVLVVALGVAVVTTWRYFTRFAPVGSASVGGARWLPWLMLLPAVGIMAFWIYVPLGWAFGLSFTDYRLAIPSRFVGVMNFAEALYDPQFWASLGRTLYYVALLLGLGFWPPIALAVLLDEVPTKTAKWVFRVLVYLPAIISGVVVMFLWKQLYGETEFGVLNQLLLKLNALGPVLATLVKVAVYGLWGFLLWTVLRVAAQSGQFGIVGRLVSVGLAVLLSLATVWTVLSPGFLDAWGGPVGAFAFEPLRWIGSPETAMFCTVLPIVWASAGPGCLLYLAALKTIPGSLYEAAEIDGASPMHKLLHITLPQLKYLIGIQFIAALVLAFQGGADYILALTGGGPNGATNILALEIFMRTFSDLRFGLGTAMAWLLGLMLIGVTAYQLRQLARAQFRAA
- a CDS encoding carbohydrate ABC transporter permease yields the protein MPLISPIEARTFKGRALHAGIVAVLLLITASTVYPFLVMLSGSVRSEFDAVDLDLVPSYLVDQDTLHRKFLATKYDLDPQLANTALLRQGFSFTKFPLPEGSASPEAAEALAAFLTAPDFPRHWATLGNAYSVRDAPENLRRLQEKLFARYDGDLARLSAESGTLIEDWALVRLPQPRWLNPGYLLPDGPLEETYFELLQQRPAAERVPVSVTGFFLQTVIFPKFGQNDTAAYNAAHAEPLAGYHDFRLPERVPGPDQPELRAEWLSFARGLLNPSFVVVDGLDDAAWAAHLREQGAAEAVVAASSAPAGRWLAGREREAYEAYLRGVDPERLRLVGPEFAWAAEHPDLPRMQVALAGLEQRFVAENAGSIRWDFLTRNYVNVWNELTVQGRVLFNTAVFCLAAILLALLVNPLAAYALSRYRLPSTYKILLFLIATMAFPPMVTMIPQFVMLRNLGLLNTFLALVLPLIVNGYMIFLLKGFFDALPQELYEAATIDGAGELRMFFQITMALSKPILAILALGTFTGAYTMFLYPLLVAPDQDMWLMSVWLFQFQQRSTSAAVFASVVIASVPTLIVFLFTQRMIMRGIAVPQEK